CTTAAATGGAGCACGTAACCTCCCCATAGTACTGTTCATGTTCAGAAAAATTTCTACAGAAACCTATTTAAACTGGACACATGGCAGAGCTTGCTGGAGATCATTGACATTCcagccactttaaagtgttaccacAAGATGCATCAAAACTGTCAAGGACACACATAAAAATAAGGGGTGGTCAACACAGAAAATGAACTAAGCATGCTAATTTGACAGTGCCAAGTGTTGCGTTTTATTCCTTTACAGGCCCGAGTTCTGGTTAtggtagggtgaaacatttttgCCAGTGCAGGTTCTGTGGTAGTGAAGCAGTTCTCAGACGTGCATATTTTGGGGTGCTTTGCTAGGTTTACCTGCAGTAGAACaaggttgtttgtttttttttgtttttctttagcaTAGCACTTATTGGGTCAAAACACACTTTATTCATCGGTTTTCTTATTTCTAGGTGTCTTGGTAGAGGTCTCCCCGACACAAGTCTCGCCTCTGGCCCCTACGGTCACACAGGTATCCACAGCCCGGCAGCCGGATATTGCTATTGAAGAGGAACGTGATGTAGAAAATGCTACTCGACCACATGATCTCGATCTCTTTGATTTTCACCCTGTTGGGAAAGAACCGTTTGCTGAGCAAACTACAACTCTTGACCCTACAACCCATCAGTCAGCTACTGAagaatctaatgtaaaaaaacaccatcaccaccatcataCAACCACACCAGGCACATCCATTCCTGCTGAGGTTGTTTTAGTTGACACCACTGCTAGTCCTACTGAAGAAtctgatgtaaaaaaacaccaccaccaccatcatcatacaACCACACCAGGCACATCCATTCCTGCTGAGGTTTTAGTTGACACCACTGCTAGTCCTACTGAAGTTGAAAAGCCTTTTGTTGCCACCAAGGAAACTACCATAAGTACTCCAGATGGGGGTGACATTCATTTGGTTCAAGACGTTGCACCCACAACTGAAGATTCAGTCCAACCAGTTGACCATCCAGAAACCACCTCAGGCTTAACTAGTACTGCATATGCAGAAAATGAGGAGACAACTGCAGGTCTAGCAGATATTGGTGAAATTCCAGGCTTTGTGGACTCTGTGGAAAAGACTACTGTGACAGATGAAGAACATGCTCGtaaacatcatcatcatcatcatcaccaccaccatcaccacaccaccaccactgcgACCACCACCACTGCAATCCTATTGGATGAGTCTGATATTCTTATTGAGAAGACAACACAACAATCTGACCATCTTGAGCCTGAAGAAGATCAAAACCAGCAAGGGGAAGCCACCACAACACCAACTAGTGAAGACAAACACCATGGCCATGAGCATCACCATCACAAACACCACCATCACCATACAACTACACCAGGGGCCACCCAGTCTACTGCCTCTGAGCAGGATATAGTTCATACCAAGGAACCTAAGGGCAGGAGGGTCAACATTCCCCCTGCAGAAATGACAACTGCAGTTCCAGTACTACCTGAAGATGAGGAACCTGTTGGCTCAACTGTGCGGTATAACCACACTGTTGGTCCAGTACAAGACGAAGACATCCCAGATTCCAGCGAGGAGGAATCGGGAGCTGGACCAGTGGAAACAGTAGATGTAAGTTTAGGTTTCTgtgattctttactttttaaatcTGAAAACTTTCCATATTAGAAACGTTATAGATTTTCATTGTAAATATCCTTATGTCTACATTATTTCCAAATGTAGAAGGCAAAATGTTGTAACCTTCATTAAAGAATTGTCTATTTTCATACTCCTTTCTCCAAATCCTTGTTAAaggctcttttttatttttcctctccAGGACTTGTTTTTTGAAGTTACGGCTTCGGTTGATAAAAGTGACAAGATGGCACCGGCCCCTGGTGATGGCAGTGCAGGTGCCTCACATGGAATAATGGAAAGGAAGGAGCTTCTTGCAGGTAAGGGGAGGGTGTGGAATGTTTTGGTTTATGCAGAAGCATGTTTGTACTTGCTACCGTAAGTCCCCTTTTACACAATCGGACCGTTTGGGCcatccattgacttctatagggGGGGGAGGTGTCAGTGGATATGTGTCAGCTGACATCCAATAAGATCGGCTGAAAACGGACATTAGGCGATGAGTCCGCCCTCCATCCAGCAGGTGGGATCGGCTGAAAACTGACAGCCTTTCtgtttttcatccgatctccccatagaggagagcagggctCTGACGGTTCAGTCTCGACACAGTGAGCGGAGCTGGACCTGTCGTCCACGGTGATCAATGGAGCGATTCCCTGCTGAGTAAGCAGTCCGTCAAAACAGATCATGATTTTATTTTGTAGTAAGCAATGTTTTGAGATGtggttttgtttttaattatagCACTGGGCTTtaagtgtgggtttttttttttttatacgtcaAATGTGCGTCACATTTATGCAGAATAAGATTCAGCTTAAATCAGGTTTTACATTCGTTTTTCAGTTTGGTTTATGTCTACCTGctgggtccttaaaggggttttccacccattttgtaagtttattaaaagtcagcagctacaaaaagtgtagctgctggcttttaataaaccgacacttacctgctccacggctccagcgacgcgccggacggggctccactcctcgccccccctcgccggccggcgtcttcatgctcagtgtgggcacccggccgtgacggctttcggcttcacggctgggcacccactgcgcatgcgcgagcggcccggcgccgtccgattggacaggcgatcgctgaggacctgtcacgtgtcctgggcgatcgcctacagcagccccttcctgtaggtgattaagcttaatcgcctaggcgattaggcttaatcgtctacccagaaggaggaagtgggacaggaagtcccactcctcctgaagcccccactccccccaaaaaaaactacatgccaaatgtggcatgtaagggggagaggagtgggttaagaggaagttccaaatttgggtggaactcctctttaatcatgacattctcccccccccccccccccccccccttattggcctggtatggttcagggttTTTCTTTGCCGACAAGGAAACCTCCACTGACATCTGGGATAACTCGCTGGTTCTTACCTGGCGGCTTTTAACAACCAATAGAAGATGCAGACAGACGTCGTTTACAAATGATTGCCTCTattcaaatccttttttttttttttatggaactgAGACttattccattaaaaaaaatagaaatgtgtgaaaggggcttaatttCTATTATACAAGCCTAATGCATTACTTTTCATTCTAATTCCAGGTATCATTGCCGGTGGTTTGGCAGGATTGGTGTTTGCTGCATCCTTGGTGGCATTTGTTTTCTACCGGATGAAGAAGAAAGATGAAGGAAGCTACTCCTTGGAGGAGCCAAAACAGTCAAATGGGGGATACCAGAAACCACGGGAGCAGAGGGAGTTTTATGCATAGACGTCCATGGCTAAAAAAACGTTTTCACTTttagttgccccccccccaacggcctgTCTACTTGACCTACGCCCACAGCTTTTCCTATGTGGCCTTTGTTCGGTACAGACTTCAATaaacattcttttaaaaaaaagtctaaagtGGCTCTTGTACAACACCATGTCTTCAAGAGGAtgaaggccattttttttttttttttctctcctgcagcCAAAGTCTAAATTGGACTAAGGTGAAAGACTAACTTTGACTTCAGCTGCACCGGAAGAAAGTACAAACGTGCTCCACATTCTAACAAGAACTTGGCATTAATGTTTGCTTGATCATTCTGCCGCAACCAAAAATTTAGaccgatgccccccccccccccccaatggttaGTCTGTTATTTAGTTTGACTCCAGCACTTAAATTGCAAGCTTTTATTGTGGAACTCTGGCTGAGTTGATGCGTGTAGCAGTCGGGCAGCAGAGTTTTTGTAACTTGCACTGTTATGGGTACCTGTTGGAGTCTGATCGGCTATAAGCAGCAAAAGTTTCTCCCGTCCCACTGGTTAGAATTCCACCCAGTTGAAAATGTGCACCGTTGTTTAACAATATTGGAACTGTAATGCGTGTCCATTCAATGTACCTATCTATATTAAATCTTCAGGCTGTGCcagggtatttaaaaaaatatatatacttaagCTTTAAACTGCCACACATTTATTCATAGCTTTAAACAGGTTTGTGCACACAAACAGTTGACTATTCAAGCATTAACAGCATTCCAAtgtgcaccttttttttatttttttactttttaaatctaTTGCACTACCCTGTCAACAggtctgcgttttttgttttattttttaattggattGGTTTTGCATTTTTGATTTTGCTCGCTATAAACTCTGTAGATTTATAATTCTTGTGTAGACTCTACCAAGCCAaaatgtccccctttttttttttttttgttttatctgccccatgtgattttttattttgagtGCAGTGCCAACAATTTTTAATGTATAGTGTTCTTAAAATGCAAGTGTATATTTGTAATGTAAATTTGGTACGAGTTAAGGGAAAGTGTAAAATTTGTAGGTTAAAgagggtgttttttgttttttccaataTGTCTTGTCCTGCTATCCTTCTAGAAATGGTTTCCTTTTTGAACATGGTATGTATGTATGCACGGAGAGGGGTTTGAGTCTGTAAAATAAGTTTAAACTTTTGAATTGGTATGATGAGTTTTGGGGGTATAAGTATTTTTGTTATGGGTGGTTGCTGGTCTTGAACAACCCACTGGCTTCTTTTATCTTTAGGCACAAACATCCCTTTACCTGACTTGCTAGCTTGTAATCCTAATGGGAAAGtttgcctattttttttatttaatttttttggtttaattgATCTTCACTGTTAAGAACTCAAGTGGCTGTGCAGGCAGTTGTACATAGATGGCACAGTGCCATGAAGGAGCAGTGTATATAAGAAATAAAGGAGATGAGGCTTTTTCAGCAAGACCTACAATGTTTCACTGGCTGTAGTGGGTTAGGGTGtgtaggttttttgttttttaaccatgtCGCTGCCTGCATCTGCTTGTCACGGAGTTCATCATGGTTTTTGTAGCCGCAGTTGATGGAGTTGCAACATAAGAGGGGCTAGGCTGTGGGAAGATACTGCACTCTGATGCTCAGGTGCAGTTTGGGATTGCCCTCTGATGTGTTCCAACCTGAGACACGGACAGATTTAAACCCTCATTACTTTTATCTAAGAGTTGCACCCTATAGAATACCAGGGCAGATGGAAACCTGGCTGTCATGCTTATCTAATGTCTTTAATGCTTCCAAATTACTGACGAGACACCAACATCAATGTTGGgattgatgcattttggaaagaaaatgtACAATGCACATGGCTGAGAACTAGTGCCATTTAAAACCATATCAAATCTGTGGCATGCATTGATGTGTGGTACAACTCGTAGGTGTGGATGGTTAAGGTAAGCTGCTTCTGGCACAGTTGGCGGTTTAGTAAGGGGTGTGTGGTTTTAATGTTCTCCCTTCAAGGTTTTAACGGGCCGTGATCCAGAGCTGCCTGCCAGCAGCGCCCTTTTCCCCACTACAAGGTAGGACAGTGCTGGATTACTTGGTGACCTTCATAAGAGCAGCATTGGAGATCCACATCTCTGAAGGGAACCGAGTACTAGGACTGTCTGGGGGCATTCTGGATTGACTTTAAGTCGTGTATAACTCCCCCAAACGTTCCTAAATATAATGCTATATAGCAGACTGCTTTTACTCTGCTGGATGTTTATATCTGTAAATAGGTTTTAAAAATTTTCGACAGATTGTTTTTTAATTCTCACCTTACCCCTGATAGAACTCCTTGTATGCAGTAGGTGTCTCCCCACAAGGGGATGTGCTTAGCCAGAATCCTCTAAATACAAGAAGTTTTAATTAAAGGGCTTTTGACTCAGGGACTGAAGGTGAGAAACCAGCAATAAACTGTTATGTAAATTGTATTTTTCGGTAAAATTGTCGATCTTTGTGCCTTTACAACTTTGCTA
The sequence above is drawn from the Rana temporaria chromosome 4, aRanTem1.1, whole genome shotgun sequence genome and encodes:
- the SDC1 gene encoding syndecan-1 codes for the protein MDLITLLYILGISSSLAWGNVKPTAPEDLDGSGDDEEDFSGSGMESVLVEVSPTQVSPLAPTVTQVSTARQPDIAIEEERDVENATRPHDLDLFDFHPVGKEPFAEQTTTLDPTTHQSATEESNVKKHHHHHHTTTPGTSIPAEVVLVDTTASPTEESDVKKHHHHHHHTTTPGTSIPAEVLVDTTASPTEVEKPFVATKETTISTPDGGDIHLVQDVAPTTEDSVQPVDHPETTSGLTSTAYAENEETTAGLADIGEIPGFVDSVEKTTVTDEEHARKHHHHHHHHHHHHTTTTATTTTAILLDESDILIEKTTQQSDHLEPEEDQNQQGEATTTPTSEDKHHGHEHHHHKHHHHHTTTPGATQSTASEQDIVHTKEPKGRRVNIPPAEMTTAVPVLPEDEEPVGSTVRYNHTVGPVQDEDIPDSSEEESGAGPVETVDDLFFEVTASVDKSDKMAPAPGDGSAGASHGIMERKELLAGIIAGGLAGLVFAASLVAFVFYRMKKKDEGSYSLEEPKQSNGGYQKPREQREFYA